The segment CGTAAGCCTGTATTGCTGCATATAGGCGTAAAACCCAATAAAAACCTGAGTCGTTTGATTCCAGCCTTGGAAGGCATTTCGTGTGCACTTCGGATTATCGGACAGCCTTCTGCAGATATGCTGGCTTTACTGGAAAAACATAAAATTGATTACTCCTGGAAATCCAATCTGACAGATGAAGAGGTACTTCAGGAATACATACAGAGCGATATGCTGGTATTTGTATCCACCTTCGAAGGGTTTGGATTGCCTATTGTAGAAGCAAACATGGTGGAACGGCCAGTAGTGACAAGCAATGTTTCTTCTATGCCTGAAATTGCAGACAACGCAGCTTGTCTCGTAGACCCCTTTGATATATCCTCCATTCGGGAGGGTATCCTGCGGGTGATTGAAGATGATGAATACCGGGAACAGTTGCTGGAAAACGGGCGTGTTAACCGCGAGCGGTTTACTCCCCAGTCCATTGCACATCTGTATAGTGAATTATATATCGAAATGTACGCCAATCGGTTAGAGCAACTGCATGAAGCAATCGCCTGACAGAGGGCATATTATTACTAAGTCAGCTATATGAACGAAAAATATGCAAAGCCCTATTTTGAATCTTTCATGGTGGCATTGAGCCTCAGCTTATTGCCTATCAAGATCTTTTCATATGTAGTGCCATTTGTTGCGTTATTCTGGTTTATTGTACGTTCTTCTTCAGGTAGAGTGCTGCAACGTACCTTAATGGCTATCACAGGCATAGTAGTACTGCTGGGATTTTATTATATCATTTACCTATATCAGGGAACATCTTTTCTGTTGGGAAACAGTGTAGTTGCCATCTTTACCTACAGTACCTTTTTTCTCTTGCTGGTAATTCCCGGAAGAGGTATCAGTTCGGCTTTTTCCTATGAGAAATATGCTCCTGTTTTAAAGTGGATTATCTTGATAGAAGGAATCATAGGCATTCTGCAGTTTGTGA is part of the Xanthocytophaga agilis genome and harbors:
- a CDS encoding glycosyltransferase family 1 protein — encoded protein: MKVVFFQRNPGTKLFSIEILFKSIRNSLPSFIEATTIVSSKVNSGITKKLYNILEVLFRPQGDINHVTGDVHYLTFFLRKNKTILTIHDINLMYSTNALKKAVHRWFWLKIPMYRSGMVTVISQTTKNELLKHVDYPEEKIRVIYNCISPHFTPHPKAFTKRKPVLLHIGVKPNKNLSRLIPALEGISCALRIIGQPSADMLALLEKHKIDYSWKSNLTDEEVLQEYIQSDMLVFVSTFEGFGLPIVEANMVERPVVTSNVSSMPEIADNAACLVDPFDISSIREGILRVIEDDEYREQLLENGRVNRERFTPQSIAHLYSELYIEMYANRLEQLHEAIA